From the genome of Azospirillum sp. TSA2s, one region includes:
- a CDS encoding flagellin, translating into MPVISTNTASNSALRYLNINSTNQSDSVSKIASGSRITKASDDAAGLAVGTSLQSDITVLNQAATNASHGSSILQTADGGMSSISDIVQRMRSLATQSLSGSVTDNERSYLDAEFQQLQDEIDGIASGTRFNDESLLDGSTNWASGVNFRVGTTSNDNITVQIAGVTTTGLGINALDVGTSATAAAALTALDTAVTTLSDARADVGALISRFEFRSDMIDTTIENTEAAQSAIMDVDVAEEQSKLSSEKVLTQAAIAVLSQANSMPENLLSLLR; encoded by the coding sequence ATGCCCGTCATCTCGACCAACACGGCTTCCAATTCGGCCCTTCGCTACCTGAACATCAACTCGACCAACCAGTCGGATTCGGTCTCGAAGATCGCCAGCGGTTCGCGCATCACCAAGGCGTCGGACGACGCCGCCGGCCTCGCCGTCGGCACCTCGCTGCAGTCGGACATCACGGTGCTGAACCAGGCGGCCACCAACGCTTCGCATGGGTCGTCGATCCTGCAGACCGCCGACGGCGGCATGTCCAGCATTTCCGACATCGTGCAGCGCATGCGCTCGCTGGCCACGCAATCGCTGTCCGGCTCGGTCACCGACAACGAGCGTTCCTATCTCGATGCCGAGTTCCAGCAGCTGCAGGACGAAATCGACGGCATCGCGTCGGGCACCCGCTTCAACGACGAATCGCTGCTCGATGGTTCGACCAACTGGGCGTCGGGAGTGAACTTCCGCGTCGGCACCACCTCGAACGACAACATCACCGTGCAGATCGCCGGCGTCACCACGACAGGGCTGGGCATCAACGCGCTTGATGTCGGCACATCGGCCACCGCGGCCGCAGCGCTGACGGCGCTGGACACCGCGGTGACCACCCTGTCGGACGCCCGCGCCGACGTCGGCGCACTGATCTCGCGCTTCGAATTCCGCAGCGACATGATCGACACGACCATCGAGAACACCGAGGCCGCGCAGTCCGCCATCATGGACGTCGACGTGGCCGAGGAGCAGTCGAAACTGTCGTCGGAAAAGGTCCTGACCCAGGCCGCCATCGCGGTGCTGTCCCAAGCGAACTCGATGCCGGAGAATCTGCTCTCCCTTCTCCGCTGA
- a CDS encoding tetratricopeptide repeat protein: MATTMDGNATRRTDGLLRLAVQHHNAGQSERAERFCREILRIDPTHGDAAHLLGHIAYQDGRRTDATRLFDTAARSNALVGSYHLALGQALMEEGRVAAALASARRALAVNPDDAAALCLLGSIAGRQGRPVVALRCYRAAARLVPSAAEPRLGMGRALEDLRQAGPAIGCYRMAAKLRPQDGATRVVLANALRRWGAMAEAAAAYRDAIGLGAGNGSVWANLGATFQGLGRFGEAEGAYVEALRREPGHAETRNNLGLLLHAQGCHQEARSRFRTALVLDPCHVPALVNLGLADSALGDQGGAERWQRRAVAREPGRAEAWNNLGNACKAQGRRAEAEHCWKRALALHPAFADALGNLGADLSDREAFGPAVVQVRRAIRLMPGHAPLHAVLAYALNGAQSPVEADVACRKALALAPSLADPLCTLGLAEQRQGRADAGRWFERAVAAAPGHALARFNRGLLSLERGALSAGWADYAFRFKAGRVRPERRFTIPEWTGEPLDGKRLFVWREQGVGDEFLFASCYPDLIRMAGRVVIECERRLVPLFARSFPKATVRAEQPPCGLMEAETVDCDYHIPAGSVPRLLRERLSTFPARSCWLFADGSRVADWRERLDGAGDDLRVGISWRSQVMTADRRSAYLPLDAWGPLFAVPGVTFVNLQYDDCQREILAAERRFGQPIYGWTGLDLRDDFEETAALVSALDLVIAPANSVAELAGALGVPVWRFGHRDWTQLGTAGRPWYPSMRLFQPLGGQGLEQSLERIATELRRVAGG, encoded by the coding sequence ATGGCGACGACCATGGACGGGAACGCGACACGGCGTACCGACGGATTGCTGCGTCTTGCGGTCCAGCATCACAATGCCGGACAGAGCGAACGGGCGGAGCGGTTTTGCCGCGAGATCCTGCGAATCGACCCGACGCATGGCGATGCCGCCCATCTGCTGGGCCACATCGCCTATCAGGACGGGCGCAGGACCGACGCCACCCGGCTGTTCGACACCGCGGCGCGGTCCAATGCGCTGGTCGGCTCCTACCATCTGGCGCTCGGACAGGCGTTGATGGAGGAGGGGCGCGTGGCGGCCGCACTCGCCAGCGCCCGCCGGGCTCTTGCCGTCAATCCCGACGATGCCGCCGCGCTGTGCCTGCTGGGCTCCATCGCCGGGCGGCAGGGGCGGCCGGTCGTGGCGTTGCGCTGCTACCGCGCTGCGGCGCGTCTGGTGCCGAGTGCGGCCGAACCGCGGCTCGGCATGGGCCGCGCGCTGGAGGACCTGCGGCAGGCCGGACCTGCCATCGGCTGCTACCGTATGGCGGCAAAGCTGCGGCCGCAGGATGGCGCCACCCGCGTCGTGCTGGCCAACGCGCTGCGCCGTTGGGGTGCGATGGCGGAGGCTGCCGCCGCTTATCGGGACGCCATCGGGCTGGGCGCCGGCAATGGGTCGGTCTGGGCCAATCTGGGCGCCACATTTCAGGGGCTGGGCCGGTTCGGCGAGGCTGAAGGCGCCTATGTCGAGGCTTTGCGCCGCGAGCCCGGCCATGCCGAGACCCGCAACAATCTGGGCCTGCTGCTGCATGCGCAGGGCTGCCATCAGGAGGCGCGGTCGCGGTTCCGCACCGCGCTGGTGCTCGACCCGTGCCATGTTCCGGCGCTCGTCAACCTGGGGCTGGCGGACTCGGCGCTCGGCGACCAGGGCGGTGCGGAGCGGTGGCAGCGTCGCGCCGTCGCCCGCGAGCCCGGCCGGGCGGAGGCATGGAACAATCTGGGCAACGCCTGCAAGGCCCAGGGGCGGCGGGCGGAAGCCGAGCATTGCTGGAAACGCGCGCTGGCGCTGCACCCCGCCTTCGCCGATGCGCTGGGGAATCTCGGCGCCGACCTGTCGGACCGCGAAGCCTTTGGGCCGGCGGTGGTGCAGGTGCGCCGTGCCATCCGGCTGATGCCCGGCCATGCGCCGCTGCATGCCGTGCTGGCCTATGCGCTGAACGGTGCCCAGAGCCCGGTCGAGGCCGACGTCGCCTGCCGCAAGGCGCTGGCGCTGGCGCCGTCGCTGGCCGACCCGCTCTGCACCCTGGGGCTGGCGGAGCAACGGCAGGGGCGGGCCGACGCCGGCCGCTGGTTCGAGCGCGCCGTCGCCGCGGCGCCCGGCCATGCGCTTGCCCGCTTCAACCGCGGCCTGCTGTCGCTGGAACGCGGCGCACTGAGCGCCGGCTGGGCCGACTACGCCTTCCGCTTCAAGGCCGGGCGCGTGCGGCCGGAGCGGCGCTTCACCATCCCCGAATGGACGGGCGAGCCGCTGGACGGCAAGCGCCTGTTCGTCTGGCGCGAGCAGGGGGTGGGGGACGAGTTCCTGTTCGCCTCCTGCTATCCCGACCTGATCAGGATGGCCGGGCGGGTGGTGATCGAATGCGAACGCCGGCTGGTGCCGCTGTTCGCCCGCTCCTTCCCGAAGGCGACGGTGCGTGCCGAACAGCCGCCCTGCGGGCTGATGGAGGCGGAGACGGTCGATTGCGACTATCACATCCCGGCCGGCTCGGTCCCGCGTCTGCTGCGCGAGCGGCTGTCGACTTTTCCGGCGCGGTCCTGCTGGCTGTTCGCCGACGGCAGCCGCGTCGCCGACTGGCGCGAGCGGCTGGATGGCGCGGGCGACGATCTGCGGGTCGGCATCAGCTGGCGCAGTCAGGTGATGACCGCCGACCGCCGTAGCGCCTATCTGCCGCTGGATGCCTGGGGACCACTCTTCGCGGTGCCCGGCGTCACCTTCGTGAACCTGCAGTATGACGACTGCCAGCGTGAAATCCTGGCGGCGGAACGGCGGTTCGGGCAGCCGATCTATGGCTGGACAGGGCTGGACCTGCGCGACGATTTCGAGGAGACGGCGGCGCTGGTGTCGGCGCTCGACCTCGTCATCGCGCCGGCCAATTCGGTGGCGGAGCTGGCCGGTGCGCTGGGAGTGCCGGTCTGGCGCTTCGGTCACCGGGATTGGACGCAGCTCGGCACCGCCGGGCGGCCCTGGTACCCCTCGATGCGCCTGTTCCAGCCGCTGGGCGGGCAGGGGCTTGAACAGTCGCTGGAGCGGATCGCGACGGAATTGCGGCGGGTGGCGGGGGGCTGA
- a CDS encoding flagellin has product MERVATYNHQNTLVQYMMKAEAKVAAEQVRSASGLNSTDYKGIASDSGRLVNLESHYRRLEQYIDEGEVVNGRIQSMYDAVGGMSDLTSRLSALITGLQGDNAAGVEGVVAESAQLMQEFGGLLNTQQDGRYLFAGGRTDQQAVDLDSYTAATYPSSADTGYYQGDSTVAHFQAADDFVLSYGVTADQPAFEKALRAFSLIANMSTDPVDDDLLAEATQLASDATDGLSIVRAKLGAASSSLENTIDRHVDEQLVLQTQVEDIRSVDLAESTTRLSQLQASLEATMSLMKILEENNLSKYL; this is encoded by the coding sequence ATGGAACGGGTCGCGACCTACAACCATCAGAACACGCTCGTCCAATACATGATGAAGGCCGAGGCCAAGGTGGCCGCGGAACAGGTCCGCTCGGCGTCGGGGCTGAACTCCACCGACTACAAGGGCATCGCGTCGGACAGCGGCCGGCTGGTCAACCTCGAAAGCCATTACCGCCGGCTGGAACAGTATATCGACGAGGGCGAGGTCGTGAACGGCCGCATCCAGTCGATGTACGACGCCGTCGGCGGCATGTCGGACCTGACCTCCCGCCTCAGCGCGCTGATCACCGGCCTGCAGGGCGACAACGCGGCCGGCGTCGAAGGCGTGGTGGCGGAATCGGCCCAGCTGATGCAGGAATTCGGCGGGCTGCTGAACACGCAGCAGGACGGCCGCTATCTTTTCGCCGGCGGACGCACCGACCAGCAGGCGGTCGACCTCGACAGCTACACCGCCGCGACCTACCCGTCGAGCGCCGACACCGGCTATTACCAGGGAGATTCCACCGTCGCCCACTTCCAGGCCGCCGACGACTTCGTGCTGTCCTATGGCGTCACCGCCGATCAGCCGGCTTTTGAAAAGGCCCTGCGCGCCTTCAGCCTGATCGCCAACATGTCGACCGACCCTGTGGACGACGATCTTCTGGCCGAGGCGACGCAGCTCGCCTCCGACGCCACCGACGGCCTGTCGATCGTGCGGGCCAAGCTGGGTGCCGCCAGCTCCTCGCTGGAGAACACCATCGACCGCCATGTCGACGAACAGCTGGTGCTGCAAACCCAGGTGGAGGACATCCGCAGCGTCGATCTGGCGGAATCCACCACCAGACTGTCGCAGCTCCAGGCTTCGCTGGAGGCGACCATGAGCCTGATGAAGATCCTCGAGGAGAACAACCTGTCCAAATACCTGTGA
- a CDS encoding RNA polymerase sigma factor: MADSRLDLLREESSVGRSMSGDLSRGPASGVIIPADEDSDEALMAQIRAGSQTAYRRLVNRHLKRTYALARRLTGNEAEAEDVVQDAFLQVWQRRTQWSDDGGARFTTWLYRVVVNRCIDHKRRPVGQDLETVAEPSDSAPDAVTTIHRRQVAARLLDAQNRLTPQQRAAVTLFYYENLSNADIAAVMQISVGAVESLLKRARQQLRLLLRASAQAARDSFDDG; the protein is encoded by the coding sequence ATGGCGGACTCTCGGCTTGACCTTCTGCGGGAGGAGTCCAGCGTCGGGCGCTCCATGTCCGGGGACCTGAGCCGGGGTCCCGCCTCCGGTGTCATCATCCCCGCGGACGAGGACAGCGACGAAGCGCTGATGGCGCAAATCCGCGCCGGCAGCCAGACGGCTTATCGGCGGCTGGTGAATCGCCACCTGAAACGCACCTATGCCCTGGCCCGCCGCCTGACCGGCAACGAGGCGGAGGCCGAGGATGTTGTGCAGGACGCCTTCCTGCAGGTCTGGCAGCGCCGCACCCAATGGAGCGACGACGGCGGCGCCCGGTTCACGACGTGGCTCTACCGCGTGGTGGTGAACCGCTGCATCGACCACAAGCGCCGGCCGGTCGGCCAGGATCTGGAAACCGTGGCGGAGCCGTCGGACAGCGCCCCCGACGCGGTCACCACCATCCATCGCCGGCAGGTCGCCGCGCGCCTTTTGGATGCCCAGAACAGGCTGACCCCGCAGCAGCGCGCCGCAGTGACGCTGTTTTATTACGAGAATTTAAGCAACGCCGACATCGCCGCCGTTATGCAAATCAGCGTCGGTGCTGTAGAGTCGCTTTTGAAACGCGCGCGCCAGCAACTCCGGCTGCTGCTGCGCGCCAGTGCGCAGGCGGCCAGGGATTCCTTCGATGACGGATGA
- a CDS encoding M20 aminoacylase family protein yields the protein MATGMDRLTADMTEWRRDLHAHPETAFEEQRTSDFVAEKLASFGLEVHRGLAKTGVVGILRNGEGPMVGFRADMDALHIHEETNLPHSSRNPGRMHACGHDGHTAMLLGAARHLTENPNLFQGTIVFIFQPAEENEGGGRVMVEEGLFDRFPVEKVFGMHNWPGLEVGRIALRPGPLMAAYDIFELTLTGKGTHAGMPHMGTDTIMVGSQIVGAWQTIAARSVHPIDSAVVSVTQFHAGDTWNVLPATAVLRGTVRTFRPEVQDLVQRRMGEVATAIAGGFGVEASLRYERRYPPTTNSVKETELARQAAARVVGEDALDLDPMPSMGAEDFSFMLQKRPGCYIWVGAGPSDQGRNLHSPHYDFNDAVLPIGASYWVRLAETVLPKAG from the coding sequence ATGGCGACGGGAATGGACAGGCTGACGGCGGACATGACGGAATGGCGGCGCGATCTGCACGCCCATCCGGAAACCGCCTTCGAGGAACAGCGGACCAGCGACTTCGTGGCGGAAAAGCTGGCCTCCTTCGGGCTGGAGGTCCATCGCGGCCTCGCCAAGACCGGGGTGGTCGGGATCCTGCGCAACGGCGAGGGTCCGATGGTCGGCTTCCGCGCCGACATGGATGCGCTGCACATCCACGAGGAAACCAACCTGCCCCACAGCTCGCGCAATCCGGGGCGCATGCACGCCTGCGGACATGACGGGCATACGGCGATGCTGCTGGGCGCGGCCCGCCACCTGACCGAGAATCCCAACCTCTTCCAGGGCACCATCGTCTTCATCTTCCAGCCGGCCGAGGAGAATGAGGGCGGCGGACGCGTGATGGTCGAGGAAGGGCTGTTCGACCGTTTCCCGGTGGAAAAGGTCTTCGGCATGCACAATTGGCCGGGGCTGGAGGTCGGCCGCATCGCGCTGCGCCCCGGCCCGCTGATGGCCGCCTACGACATCTTCGAGCTGACCCTGACCGGCAAGGGCACCCACGCCGGCATGCCGCACATGGGAACGGACACGATCATGGTGGGAAGCCAGATCGTGGGGGCTTGGCAGACCATCGCCGCCCGCAGCGTCCATCCCATCGATTCGGCCGTCGTCAGCGTCACCCAATTCCACGCCGGCGATACGTGGAATGTCCTGCCGGCCACCGCCGTACTCCGCGGCACGGTGCGGACCTTCCGGCCGGAGGTTCAGGATTTGGTTCAGCGCCGCATGGGCGAGGTCGCGACCGCCATCGCCGGCGGGTTCGGCGTCGAGGCCAGCCTGCGCTACGAACGGCGCTATCCCCCCACCACCAACAGCGTCAAGGAAACCGAACTGGCGCGGCAAGCGGCGGCGCGGGTGGTCGGAGAAGACGCCCTTGATCTGGACCCGATGCCCAGCATGGGGGCGGAGGATTTCTCCTTCATGCTGCAGAAGCGGCCGGGCTGCTACATCTGGGTCGGCGCCGGGCCTTCTGACCAGGGGCGCAATCTGCACAGCCCGCATTATGACTTCAACGACGCGGTGTTGCCGATCGGCGCCAGCTATTGGGTGCGGCTGGCCGAGACCGTGCTGCCGAAAGCCGGGTGA
- a CDS encoding FAD-binding oxidoreductase, translating to MGQADVADQAQDIPGRGGIWRRPDSLWEATAPPPPDLPVLQGNVQADVLVIGGGFTGLSAALHAAEAGKHAVVLEASELGRGASGRNNGQVIPTLTRPDPADLVARFGGEAGERFVGLIRDSASTLFDLVRRLGIDCAAEQTGWVQPVHSPGRIKIAERRATQWGRYGADVELLDRAAVSALLGTDAYYGGWMNRTGGHINPLALVRGLAAKAVEAGAAVYVNSPALSVERRGDMWVARTPQGLVTADALVLGTNGYAAAVFHEIRTEVVPVLSWQMATAPLGDNVRKTILPGRQAMSDTHGDLRFMRYTADNRLVTGGALLIPVNGAERLKRIVGDRLAGMFPALSGVSFDYMWNGRIAMTTDYFPRVHRLGPNGFGWAGCNGRGVALSISLGRELARAAIGQDPKDLALPFTPPTPLPFNALLQRVGPLKILQYRWNDAREI from the coding sequence ATGGGGCAGGCGGACGTGGCAGACCAGGCGCAGGACATTCCAGGCCGGGGCGGGATTTGGCGACGCCCGGACTCGCTATGGGAGGCCACCGCCCCGCCGCCTCCGGACCTGCCGGTGTTGCAGGGCAACGTGCAGGCCGATGTGCTGGTGATCGGCGGCGGCTTCACCGGCCTGTCGGCCGCCCTGCACGCGGCGGAGGCCGGCAAGCACGCGGTGGTGCTGGAGGCGTCCGAACTCGGCCGGGGCGCTTCGGGACGCAACAACGGGCAGGTCATCCCGACCCTGACCCGCCCCGATCCCGCCGACCTCGTCGCCCGTTTCGGCGGCGAGGCCGGGGAGCGCTTCGTCGGCCTGATCCGTGACAGCGCCTCCACCCTGTTCGATCTGGTGCGCCGTCTCGGCATCGACTGCGCGGCGGAGCAGACCGGCTGGGTTCAGCCGGTGCATTCGCCGGGCCGTATCAAGATCGCCGAACGCCGGGCCACCCAATGGGGCCGGTACGGCGCCGACGTGGAGTTGCTGGACCGCGCCGCGGTCTCCGCCCTTCTCGGCACCGATGCCTATTACGGCGGCTGGATGAACCGGACCGGCGGGCACATCAACCCGCTGGCGCTGGTGCGCGGGCTTGCCGCCAAGGCCGTCGAGGCCGGGGCGGCGGTCTACGTCAACTCCCCGGCATTGTCGGTGGAACGCCGCGGCGACATGTGGGTCGCCCGCACGCCGCAGGGATTGGTGACCGCCGACGCGCTGGTGCTGGGCACCAACGGCTATGCCGCCGCCGTCTTCCATGAGATCCGGACGGAGGTGGTGCCGGTGCTGTCCTGGCAGATGGCGACCGCGCCGTTGGGCGACAATGTCCGCAAAACCATCCTGCCGGGCCGTCAGGCGATGTCGGACACCCATGGCGATCTGCGCTTCATGCGCTACACCGCCGACAACCGGCTGGTGACCGGCGGCGCGCTGCTGATCCCGGTGAACGGGGCGGAACGGCTGAAGCGCATCGTCGGCGACCGTCTGGCCGGGATGTTCCCGGCGCTGAGCGGCGTCAGCTTCGATTACATGTGGAATGGGCGAATCGCCATGACCACCGATTACTTTCCCCGCGTCCACCGGCTGGGGCCGAACGGCTTCGGCTGGGCCGGGTGCAACGGGCGCGGCGTGGCGCTGTCGATCTCGCTCGGTCGGGAACTGGCGCGGGCGGCGATCGGCCAGGATCCGAAGGATCTCGCCCTGCCCTTCACCCCGCCGACTCCCCTGCCCTTCAATGCCCTGCTGCAACGCGTCGGACCGCTGAAGATCCTGCAATACCGCTGGAACGACGCCCGCGAAATCTAA
- a CDS encoding flagellar protein FliS, producing the protein MRNSAYSKALNAYAVANSAVPPLVAVVRLYERAMTHLYAARDAAADRRFEAHHTAIRNAVMVFAGLDSILVFDKNKDVALTLRRFYHRLIVQAGAAASRKDPVAACDSLIRQTSFMLKAWQAIAAERSGPSTVVGAPAKGPHASVVGRTMDHANGGLSA; encoded by the coding sequence ATGCGCAATTCCGCCTATTCGAAAGCCCTGAATGCCTACGCCGTCGCCAACAGCGCGGTGCCGCCGCTGGTCGCCGTGGTGCGGCTGTACGAGCGGGCGATGACCCATCTGTATGCCGCCCGAGACGCCGCCGCGGACCGCCGATTCGAAGCGCACCACACTGCGATCCGAAATGCGGTCATGGTGTTCGCAGGCCTTGATTCCATTCTGGTTTTCGACAAAAATAAGGATGTCGCGCTGACGCTTCGGCGGTTCTACCACCGGCTGATCGTGCAGGCGGGCGCCGCCGCCAGCCGGAAGGATCCGGTTGCGGCCTGTGACTCGCTCATCCGCCAGACGTCCTTCATGCTGAAGGCCTGGCAGGCCATCGCCGCAGAACGCAGCGGGCCATCCACTGTCGTCGGTGCGCCGGCCAAAGGGCCGCATGCATCCGTCGTCGGGAGAACGATGGATCATGCAAATGGCGGACTCTCGGCTTGA
- the fliD gene encoding flagellar filament capping protein FliD, whose protein sequence is MTTVSSTTSSTAASTGYSALSSSDSGTGIDYATLIEAKVNARLAKADRIDTKITANEAKITAYTDLQDKLQAVNDAIDGLRNRSVSTGASSNLFGQRTAYVGDDDVFSATVDDDTEVGTYSVVVQQLATKHKIAADAVGSKTDALGYSGSFTLQAADGSAVTIAMESDDSLTDLRDAINANKSTSGVTASIVQVSDSSYQLILTSNNTGEAISLTDGGDGVLSSLGLTDSDGAIKNELVAVQDAIVEIDGVTITRASNTIDDAIEGVTLNLYSASPDTAISMEVSTDLSSIKSAITSFVDAYNEYRDFVLTQQATTSDGTASSDATLFSDSLLRQIVRSVNSALNTSITTDDGTVLSMASLGISFNSSNELELDEDTLNSILSSDVDAVQQLLGLNMTSSSSQMSLLRYTSSASALSFTLDIVRGDDGNLTSASVDGDSSLFTVSGNRIIGATGTAYEGIVLVYSGNSGSVDIDFSQGLADKLFGVIDDASADYDSDLATAIDDLETRDTELESRSSDIKTKAETYRSTLTAYYAKLEAAAETAALLLKQLTYSDSSSDS, encoded by the coding sequence ATGACAACGGTCAGCTCCACCACGTCCAGCACGGCCGCGAGCACCGGCTATTCCGCCCTGTCTTCCAGCGATTCGGGCACCGGCATCGATTATGCCACCCTGATCGAGGCGAAGGTCAATGCGAGGCTGGCGAAGGCCGACCGGATCGACACCAAGATCACGGCGAACGAGGCGAAGATCACCGCCTACACCGACCTGCAGGACAAGCTGCAGGCGGTCAACGACGCCATCGACGGGCTGCGCAACCGCAGCGTCTCCACCGGCGCGTCCTCCAACCTGTTCGGGCAGCGGACCGCCTATGTCGGCGACGACGACGTGTTCAGCGCCACGGTGGACGACGATACGGAGGTCGGCACCTATTCGGTCGTGGTGCAGCAACTCGCCACCAAGCACAAGATCGCCGCGGATGCCGTCGGCAGCAAGACCGATGCGCTGGGCTATTCCGGCAGCTTCACGCTCCAGGCGGCCGACGGCAGCGCCGTCACCATCGCGATGGAGAGCGACGACAGCCTGACCGACCTGCGCGACGCCATCAACGCCAACAAATCCACCAGCGGCGTCACCGCCAGCATCGTGCAGGTCAGCGACAGCAGCTATCAGCTGATCCTGACCTCCAACAACACGGGCGAGGCCATTTCGCTGACCGACGGCGGCGACGGCGTCCTGTCGTCGCTCGGCCTGACCGACAGCGACGGTGCCATCAAGAACGAGCTGGTCGCGGTGCAGGATGCGATCGTCGAGATCGACGGCGTCACCATCACCCGCGCTTCCAACACCATCGACGACGCCATCGAAGGCGTGACGCTGAACCTCTACAGCGCCAGCCCCGACACGGCGATCTCGATGGAGGTGTCGACCGACCTGTCCTCGATCAAGTCGGCGATCACCAGCTTCGTCGACGCCTATAACGAATACCGCGACTTCGTGCTGACGCAGCAGGCGACGACCAGTGACGGCACGGCGTCCAGCGACGCGACGCTGTTTTCCGACAGCCTGCTGCGGCAGATCGTCAGGTCGGTGAACAGCGCCCTCAACACGTCGATCACCACCGATGACGGCACAGTGCTGTCGATGGCTTCCCTCGGCATCAGTTTCAACAGTTCCAACGAGCTGGAACTGGACGAGGACACGCTGAACAGCATCCTCAGCAGCGACGTCGATGCGGTTCAGCAGTTGCTGGGCCTCAACATGACGAGTTCGTCCAGCCAGATGTCGTTGCTGCGCTACACCAGCAGTGCTTCGGCTTTGTCCTTCACGCTGGACATCGTGCGCGGCGACGACGGGAACCTGACCTCTGCATCGGTCGACGGCGACAGCAGCCTGTTCACCGTCAGCGGCAACCGCATCATCGGCGCGACCGGCACCGCCTATGAAGGCATCGTTCTGGTCTATTCCGGCAACAGCGGCAGCGTTGACATCGATTTCTCGCAAGGGCTGGCCGACAAGCTGTTCGGCGTCATCGACGATGCGTCGGCGGACTACGACAGCGACCTCGCGACTGCCATCGACGATCTGGAAACCCGCGACACCGAGCTGGAAAGCCGGTCCTCCGACATCAAGACCAAGGCCGAGACCTACCGCAGCACCCTGACCGCCTATTACGCGAAGCTGGAGGCGGCGGCCGAGACGGCGGCCCTTCTGCTGAAACAGCTGACCTACAGCGACAGCAGCAGCGACAGCTGA